The sequence CGGGCTCGACGAGGACGCAGTCCTGAAGATACTGAAAAATATCGGAATCGTCCTCGGAAGCCAGACGAAGGTGATGGGCAATCCCCTCCCGGGCGGATACGCCTATTTTTCCGGGGAAAAAGCTGAAGTCCAGCTCCTTCTTCCCCTTCTGGAGATGGTGGCCCGCGAGAGCGGCATGCCCTTTGAGACCCTTGCAAGGGAAGGATGGACTGCTTTTTATGCTCTTCGGCAGCCTGTTGATTTTGTGATGGGCATAAAAGACGGCGTTGTCCTCGCAGGATTCATGAGCCCTGAAGCGATGGATGCAGCCCCTGAGCTTTCAGGGCGCATGGCAGCCCTTTACGGCAACGAAAGCCTGAACGGGTTCCTGCATCTTGACGCGAAGGTCGTCCGTGAAACTATTCTTTCTCTCCTGAACCCTGAAGGCCCCTGGGCTCTTTTTCTTGCCCAGGAGAGAGATTTTGTGGAAAACATTCCCATGTTCCTTGAGGGGCTGAAGGCTGCCATCGAATTCAAGTCTCTCGATATTCTCGCTTCGGACATGGAGCGTGCGGATTTTACCATCATGACCGAGACCGCGCAGCAAGCGGAGATTGACGCCATTTCTGCCATGGCTGCGAAGTGGAGCTCCATGGCGGAGGAAGGAAAGGAAGGGGAAGGGCAGGAAGGGGAAGGCGAAGAAGAAGAGAAAAAGCCGTAAAAAATAAGGCTGAATGAAGGCTCCGGAGTTTTTTCCTCCGGAGCCTTTTTCCCAAATGAGCCCGAGGGGGTGAAACGGCTGTGAAAAAGACTGGTTCGCTGCTGCTTTCCGTATGTTTTGCCTGGATACTCCTCTGGGGGGCGTCCCCCCTTCCGGCCCAGGAGCGCATAGTGCGTTTCGACGTGGAGACGGAGGTCGGTACGGACGCCTCGCTGACCGTCACGGAGCGCATTGCCGTTGTGGCGGAGGGAAAGGATATCCGCAGAGGAATCATCCGGTCCATTCCCACCGATTTCACCGACAGCGAGGGAAGGGTGCGGCGGGCTCCCCTGGACCTCGTTTCCGCACTGCTCGACGGAAAACCAACCCAGGCCCAGGTCAGCCGGGCGGGCGATCGGCTCGAGTTCCGCCTCGGCGATCCCGATGTTCTGCTGTCTTTCGGCGAGCATGTCTTCACCATCACGTACACAACCACGGGACAGCTCGGCTTTTTCGAGGATCACGACGAGCTTTACTGGAATG comes from Aminivibrio pyruvatiphilus and encodes:
- a CDS encoding DUF2207 domain-containing protein, translating into MKKTGSLLLSVCFAWILLWGASPLPAQERIVRFDVETEVGTDASLTVTERIAVVAEGKDIRRGIIRSIPTDFTDSEGRVRRAPLDLVSALLDGKPTQAQVSRAGDRLEFRLGDPDVLLSFGEHVFTITYTTTGQLGFFEDHDELYWNATGNDWPFVIEKASFRANLPGRAFGEGFSAVEFYTGRTGEKGQDARALPDGIVESAAPFAPGEGLTVVYSWPKGIIAQPSEPA